A genome region from Penicillium psychrofluorescens genome assembly, chromosome: 3 includes the following:
- a CDS encoding uncharacterized protein (ID:PFLUO_005786-T1.cds;~source:funannotate) — MSPAEELRTGEIQDAEKVSDSCRENSTLALSEEQAIATARSKPNDALPILIKYAVDDRDNPRNWPKWRKWYITCLVSMLNVFTTWCAGGISSGAMGIQKEFGVSSEVTTLCLSLYVLGYAIGPVLLAPLSEYFGRQPVYVVSWFCLFIFQLPIALAPNIGTILVCRFIAGCAGGAPLTNTGGSISDLWERNESGGPMAVYGLSSTFGPPMALVVTGYIGLNAGWRMIFWVLMAMTGGIWILLVLTVPETRHSIILQKKARRARKQMQKENLRSAESTTDMHASENKGLNELFAITLTRPFRFLFSEPITTFSAIYNGFLYGLVYLFNEAIPLVFGPPKGHPFNSGQQGLVFLGLAIGPLIAFCFYPLQERYYLRRVSENDGKGVPEARMWMARGGAILIPISLFWFGWTSFRSVHWIVPIIASSLFGAGIYIVILSILNYVVDSYQTYSASALAGVILVRNIVGAGFPLFATQMYEKLDYEWASSLLGFISILLVPIPFLFFYKGKAIRLRSPWAREHFDQNEDNPH; from the exons ATGTCaccggcggaggagctccgGACTGGCGAAATACAGGACGCTGAGAAAGTCAGCGACTCCTGTCGAGAGAACTCCACACTGGCGCTGTCGGAGGAACAGGCCATCGCTACGGCACGCAGCAAACCCAACGATGCGTTACCCATCCTCATCAAATATGCCGTTGACGACCGTGACAACCCCCGCAATTGGCCGAAATGGAGGAAGTGGTATATAACATGCCTCGTCAGTATGCTTAATGTGTTCAC GACCTGGTGCGCGGGAGGTATCTCCTCCGGTGCGATGGGAATACAGAAGGAATTCGGGGTCTCTTCGGAGGTCACGACGTTATGCCTGTCTCTGTACGTGCTGGGCTATGCCATTGGCCCGGTACTCCTCGCTCCGCTCTCGGAGTATTTTGGGCGCCAGCCGGTCTACGTTGTGTCATGGTTCTGCCTgttcatcttccagctcccaATCGCTTTGGCTCCTAACATCGGCACCATTCTCGTGTGTCGGTTCATCGCCGGCTGTGCCGGGGGTGCACCTTTGACCAATACTGGTGGAAGTATCAGCGACTTATGGGAGAGAAATGAGAGTGGTGGGCCCATGGCCGTGTATGGGCTGAGTTCCACGTTTGGTCCACCGATGGCACTAGTGGTCACTGGCTACATTGGACTCAATGCTGGTTGGCGGATGATTTTTTGGGTTCTCATGGCAATGACGGGGGGCATTTGGATCTTGCTGGTCCTCACTGTGCCAGAGACGCGACACTCGATCATTTTACAGAAGAAGGCCCGACGGGCCCGCAAGCAAATGCAAAAGGAAAATTTGCGATCCGCTGAATCTACTACGGATATGCATGCGAGCGAAAATAAGGGCCTGAACGAGCTATTTGCCATCACTCTCACACGACCGTTCCGCTTCCTTTTCTCGGAGCCTATCACAACCTTCTCGGCCATATACAACGGTTTCCTATACGGCCTCGTATATCTGTTCAACGAGGCTATCCCTTTAGTTTTTGGACCTCCCAAGGGGCATCCCTTTAACTCGGGTCAGCAGGGTCTCGTTTTTCTGGGCCTTGCCATTGGCCCTTTGATCGCCTTCTGCTTCTACCCGCTTCAGGAGCGATATTATCTCCGTCGCGTCAGTGAAAACGACGGGAAAGGTGTTCCTGAAGCTCGGATGTGGATGGCCCGTGGAGGCGCTATCCTCATTCCAATCAGTCTTTTCTGGTTTGGTTGGACTAGCTTTCGCTCCGTTCACTGGATTGTGCCTATTATCGCGTCGTCACTATTTGGTGCCGGGATCTATATTGTTATTCTGAGTATTCTGAACTATGTCGTTGACAGCTACCAGACATACTCTGCCTCTGCGCTGGCTGGTGTGATCCTAGTTCGCAATATTGTCGGCGCCGGTTTTCCCTTGTTTGCTACGCAGATGTACGAGAAGCTGGATTACGAGTGGGCATCTAGTCTGCTCGGATTTATTTCTATCCTGTTGGTTCCGATTccattcctcttcttctATAAAGGCAAGGCTATCCGACTGCGGAGTCCGTGGGCACGGGAGCATTTTGACCAGAATGAAGACAATCCGCATTAA
- a CDS encoding uncharacterized protein (ID:PFLUO_005787-T1.cds;~source:funannotate), whose product MEQVDVDVRLQMSSFFFDPDFEPTVVKGSARPITTAKNLFVGFGDMFNFLIDVLPLGGQSPDNTGDSAMTQALIYGIHGVPAEELSDPSRLISRVNEVFGIVTAQTLNSYGHESFDKPLNRSWVMSPMTSKAPVYEAVFHHGRDYLVQNELSMRILEGLMGAMVLCAAVSLAFMQTKRILPTNPCSIAGVASLLYGSRMLGIEFIPTEAEWCDDDELKRRGVFDGWTFSMGWWTTAGKALDESKPCAADTLTKASSLVSWTSSGDTEGDIEAHADAERITRKGRRFRIDIDCNENGQLLGG is encoded by the coding sequence ATGGAACAAGTTGATGTTGACGTCCGGCTGCAGATgtcgtctttcttcttcgatccAGACTTTGAGCCTACAGTGGTAAAGGGATCAGCCCGGCCGATTACTACTGCGAAGAACTTGTTTGTTGGTTTTGGAGATATGTTTAACTTCTTGATTGATGTGTTGCCTTTAGGAGGCCAATCTCCAGACAACACTGGTGATTCTGCAATGACACAAGCTTTAATATACGGAATTCACGGAGTCCCTGCGGAGGAGCTCAGTGATCCATCGAGGCTCATATCCCGTGTCAACGAGGTCTTCGGTATTGTCACGGCGCAGACTTTGAACAGCTACGGTCACGAATCATTTGACAAGCCCCTCAATCGATCATGGGTGATGTCACCCATGACTTCGAAAGCACCAGTTTACGAGGCGGTGTTCCATCATGGGCGGGACTATCTTGTTCAAAATGAGCTCTCAATGCGCATTCTTGAAGGACTCATGGGGGCTATGGTCCTATGTGCTGCGGTTTCTCTGGCATTCATGCAGACGAAACGAATTTTGCCTACCAATCCATGTAGTATCGCAGGCGTTGCGAGCTTGCTATACGGGTCTCGGATGCTGGGGATTGAGTTCATACCTACAGAAGCGGAATGGTgtgacgacgacgagctgAAAAGGCGGGGGGTGTTTGATGGGTGGACCTTCTCGATGGGTTGGTGGACGACAGCAGGGAAAGCGTTAGATGAAAGTAAGCCTTGTGCGGCGGATACGCTGACCAAAGCCTCGAGTCTTGTTAGCTGGACTAGCAGTGGTGATACGGAAGGTGATATCGAGGCTCATGCTGATGCTGAGCGAATCACgcggaagggaagaaggTTCCGCATTGATATTGATTGCAACGAAAACGGACAGCTTCTAGGCGGATAA